One genomic region from Rhinoraja longicauda isolate Sanriku21f chromosome 34, sRhiLon1.1, whole genome shotgun sequence encodes:
- the LOC144609727 gene encoding neurexin-1-like: protein MPYIDLCKNGDISYCELNAFFGMRDIIADPETFKTKSSYLALATLQAYTSMHLFFQFKTTAIDGLILFNSGDGNDFIVVELVKGYLHYVFDLGNGPSLMKGNSDQAGE, encoded by the exons ATGCCCTACATTGACCTGTGCAAGAACGGAGACATCAGCTACTGCGAGCTCAACGCTTTCTTCGGCATGCGTGACATCATCGCGGACCCAGAGACATTCAAGACCAAGTCCAGTTACCTGGCGTTGGCCACCCTCCAGGCATACACCTCCATGCACCTCTTCTTCCAGTTCAAGACCACAGCCATCGACGGGCTCATCCTCTTCAACAGCGGTGACGGCAATGACTTCATTGTGGTGGAGCTCGTCAAAGG GTACCTGCACTATGTGTTTGACCTGGGTAACGGACCGTCGCTGATGAAGGGCAACTCGGACCAAGCCGGTGAATGA